The Candidatus Nealsonbacteria bacterium genome includes the window ATCTTTTTTGATTTTGTCTTCAAATATTCTGTTCTTAATTCTTTGAGATATTGGTTTCTTGATTGCATATCCATATTAGTAAAATGAAGTTAATTATTAATTACTTCATTCTACTGTAATTAATTTCGGTTAGAAATTAAATGATTTAATCGGCACCTCTATGGTTTGATTTTAGATGATTTAATACGTGCTTATTGACCGAAGAGCCTATTTTTGCTAGAGTAAGCCTGCTTTTATGAGACGATTAATGTTTCACATCCTTGTTGGTATATTAGGAATTTGGCTAGCTACCGGGTTACCTAAAGTTTCATTTGAAGGGGAAATAGCGTCCCTAGCATTAGCGGGGTTCGTGCTCGGGGTTATTAATTTCTTTTTCAAACCTATATTAGATATCCTAACCTTCCCCTTAAAAATACTGACTTTTGGTCTCTTTACTCTTCTTATGAATATGGGGATAATATGGATAATTGATATCTTGATTTTGGGAAATATATTTACCCTTTGGAACCTTTTCTTAACAACAATAATAGTCTGGATACTTAATATCATTATAATTAAAAAGTGATTTTGAGAGTAATACAATGAATATAATTACAATCTTACAAGTAATAGTTTCTATCGGCCTTATCACCTTTGTTCTTCTACAACAAGGTGGATCGGGTCTTGGTTCTACTTTTGGACAAGACGGAGGTGTTTACTCTACTCATCGAGGTGTACAAAAAAAATTGTTTTGGGGAACTGTTATTTTAGCTGTTATGTTCTCCTTACTCGCAATTCTTAATCTTTTGATGTAAGTTTCTTAGATAAGCAAGACTAGATGAGAAATAAAATAAAATCTTTTTTACCGAACAAGTTCCCTAATCGTCAGCAAATTAAATCCCTTCCCAAAATTCTCAATAAAAAAGAGAGATTAATTTTTGCTACTGCCTTTTCTGTTTTTATCATTTCCCTTATATCGCTTTCTACTCTCTTTTATTTAAATAATACCGAGATAGTTCCAGCAAATGGAGGAAAATATACGGAAGGCTTAATAGGATCGCCTAGGTTCCTAAATCCCATCTATAGTTCTATAAATGATGTTGACCGAGATATAACAAGTTTACTCTTTAGTGGACTAATGAAACATAGTACTTCTGGTGAGCTTCTTCCCGAAATGATAGAAGGAATTGAAAAAGAAGGACAAACATTTATTATTAAGCTAAAAGAGGGACTCCGCTGGTCTGATGGCGAAATGATTACTGCAGACGATTTAATTTTTACAATAAAGACCATACAAAATCCTGATTACCGAAGCCCACTTAGACCTGACTGGGTAGGAATAAGGGTAGAGAAAATATCTGATAATGAAGTTCTATTTGAACTAGAACAAGAATCTTCAGCTTTTTTAAACAAACTGTCTTTAAGAATGATTCCATTTCATATATGGAAAGATGTTCCTGCTCAAAACTTCCCTCTTTCACGATACAACCTAAATCCAGTCGGATCTGGACCATATAGGCTCAAGAACATAAATGAGAATCAATGGGGCAAAATAGAATCAATAGAATTAGAGTTAAATCCATTTTATCACGGAAATAGACCACACATTGAGCAAATAACATTCGTTTTTTTTGACAATAAAGAAGACCTTTTAGAAGCGGCTCGCAAAAAAGAAATCCAAGGATTCTCAGTGATTAGTCCTAAGAATTATAAGGAGATAATTCGTACTACTAGGTTCACTGGTTATCGTTTTCATCTTCCAAGATATTTTGCTCTATTTTTCAACCTCGAAAGACCGGGCGATATTAAAGATATAAAAATAAGGCAAGCTATCAACTACGCCATAAACAAGGAAGAGGTTATAGAGCTAGCCCTTTCAGGAAGAGGCACTGTTGTCAACTCCCCAATCCTTCCTGTAATGCATGGACTTAACTTTGAGGGAGATCATGAATTTAATCCGGAAAAATCAAATAAAATATTAGATGAATTAGGTTTGAGAAAAAATACAGATGGTTTTCGAGAAAGAATTATTCAAGAACAGTATGTCTTTTCTTTTACTAAAGACTTAAATACTGGTGCTCAAGGAGAAGAAGTAAGAGAGCTTCAAAGATGTTTAATATTTCTTAGCGAGGATGATTCCGAATTATTTCCTGATGGAAAAATAACCGGATTCTACGGAACCGAGACAAGAGATGCGGTTGTGAGATTACAAGAGAAATACAGAGAAGAAATATTATCACCTTCAGGATTTAGCAAAGGAACCGGGATGGTCGCCGAAAGCACTAGGTTAAAGCTTAACGAGCTCTGTGGTGACATTCCCGAAAAATCTAACGAAATATCTTTTACCATTAGCACTGTTGACCAATTATTAATGATTGAAACCGCTGAAATTATTAAAAAACAATTAGAAAATATTGGCATACGAGTATATATTGAAGCACATGATCGTGGAACTCTAGAGAGAGATGTAATTAAGCCGAGAGATTATGAAATAATTCTATTTGGTAAAGCTTTTGAATCTATTCCAGATCCGTTTCCTTTTTGGCATTCATCACAAAAAAGTGAATTTGGATTAAATTTAGCAATGTACGAAAATGAAAAAGTAGATGTGTTACTTGAAGATATAAGAAAAGAAACGAGTCAAAGTATAAGAAACGAAAAACTAGAATCTTTCCAAGAAATAGTCATAAACGACATCCCCGCAGTATTTCTTTATAATCCAGACTTTCTTTATTTCATAGACTCAAAAATAAAAGCTGTACAGCCCGGTAGACTTATAAATCCATCAGACCGCTTTTTACAAATAGAAAATTGGCACATCAAAACAAAAAGAGTTTGGGTCAAAAATAACTAACAAAAGAATATGAATCTTAAAGACCCCGATATAAGATATCTCTATGATCTCAATAATGTTCTTTATGACCAAGAATGGATAAAAGATGCACCGAATGATGAAGTATACTATATGTATCGTGGACTAGAGAGAAAAGACGAGTTAAGATATGACATAACAGTCATCCCGGCCAAAATGCTTGGTTTTGAATATAATAAAACCAAGGGACATTATCACCCTAAGAGTTACGGGGAATTATATATAATTCTTGAAGGCAGGGCTATTTCTTTGATACAAATTGTAGATGATAAAGGAGAATTAGAAGATGTTTATGCTGTTGAAGCCGAAAAGGGCGACTATATAATCATCCCTCCGGGATCAGGACACATAACCATAAATCCAGGAAAAGAAACTCTTAAAATGGCTAATTGGGTCTATGAGAATTTCGATTCTATTTATCATCCAATAGAAGAAAAAAAAGGTGGAGCGTATTTCTATACTAAGGGTGGCTGGATTAAAAACAAAAATTATAAAAACTTACCAGACCTAAGGTTTGAAGCTCCTATAAAAAAATTTCCTACTGATCTATTTTTCTTAAAATAAGAAAGCCCGAGTGGTGAAATTGGCAAACACGCTGACTTCAGGTGTCAGTGTCGCAAGATTTGGGAGTTCGAATCTCCCCTCGGGCACAACTAAATTAATAAAACTCAAATAATACTTAAAACAAAAAATATGAATGAAAAAACACGAAAAGAACTTCGGGTCATCCCTTTAGGAGGACTTGGCGAAGTTGGGAAAAATATGACACTCTTTGAGTGGGATAAGAAGATACTAATTGTTGATGTTGGATTAAAAATGCCCAATGAAACAATGCTCGGTATCGATTACTTAATACCAAATATCGCGTGTCTAAAAGGCAGAGAAAAGGATATCTTGGGAATAATTTTTACTCATGGTCATTATGACCACATAGGAGCGGTTCCTTACCTAATTGAAAAAATGGGTAATCCGCCAATCTTTGCATCTGCTTTAACTAGAGGAATAATTATCAAAAGACAGGATGGTTTCCCTTTTCAGCCAAAACTTGATATCACGGAGATATCAGAAGATTCTAAAATAGAATTGGGACCGTTTAAATTAGAATTCTTTCATCAAAATCATAATATCGCGGACAACCTAGGTATTTTTATTCAAACACCCGTAGGAAATATAATGCATACGTCCGATTTTAAGTTTGATGCTACACCAACCAACGATAAGCCAACTAATCTTAATCGAATCAAAGAGCTCGCATCAAGGGGAGTCCTTCTTTTGATGATGGATTCAACTGGTGCAGAAAATGAAGGGCACTCACTATCTGAAAAGGTTATCCTAGAAAATCTTGACGAAATCTTTAAGGGCGCTAAGGGTAGAATTATCACCGCAACATTTTCCTCGTTAATCAGTAGAATACAAAACATAATTCACCTCTCCGAGAAATATGGAAGAAAAGTTGCTATAGAAGGGTCTGGAATGAAAACAAATATAGAGATATGTAGAAAATTAAAACACATATCAACCAAGAAAGGAACCATTGTTAAAACAAAGAATATTCTTGATTATCCGGATAACAGAATTACGGTTTTAGGAACTGGAGCTCAGGGAGAAGGAAGGGCTGCATTAATGAGAATCGCAACAAAGGAACATCCCCACTTGAAGTTTCAAAAAGGAGATACTATTATCTTTTCTTCTTCGGTAATTCCGGGAAATGAAAGGACTGTACAGGAATTAAAAGATGATATTTTACGACAAGGAGCTGAAGTTTTTCATTATAAAATGATGGATATTCATGCAGGAGGTCATGCCAATCAGGACGAATTAGAAGAAATGTTAAAAATCACTAAGCCCAAATTCTTAATGCCAATACATGGGC containing:
- a CDS encoding phage holin family protein yields the protein MRRLMFHILVGILGIWLATGLPKVSFEGEIASLALAGFVLGVINFFFKPILDILTFPLKILTFGLFTLLMNMGIIWIIDILILGNIFTLWNLFLTTIIVWILNIIIIKK
- the secG gene encoding preprotein translocase subunit SecG; this translates as MNIITILQVIVSIGLITFVLLQQGGSGLGSTFGQDGGVYSTHRGVQKKLFWGTVILAVMFSLLAILNLLM
- a CDS encoding cupin domain-containing protein, translating into MNLKDPDIRYLYDLNNVLYDQEWIKDAPNDEVYYMYRGLERKDELRYDITVIPAKMLGFEYNKTKGHYHPKSYGELYIILEGRAISLIQIVDDKGELEDVYAVEAEKGDYIIIPPGSGHITINPGKETLKMANWVYENFDSIYHPIEEKKGGAYFYTKGGWIKNKNYKNLPDLRFEAPIKKFPTDLFFLK
- a CDS encoding ribonuclease J, whose product is MNEKTRKELRVIPLGGLGEVGKNMTLFEWDKKILIVDVGLKMPNETMLGIDYLIPNIACLKGREKDILGIIFTHGHYDHIGAVPYLIEKMGNPPIFASALTRGIIIKRQDGFPFQPKLDITEISEDSKIELGPFKLEFFHQNHNIADNLGIFIQTPVGNIMHTSDFKFDATPTNDKPTNLNRIKELASRGVLLLMMDSTGAENEGHSLSEKVILENLDEIFKGAKGRIITATFSSLISRIQNIIHLSEKYGRKVAIEGSGMKTNIEICRKLKHISTKKGTIVKTKNILDYPDNRITVLGTGAQGEGRAALMRIATKEHPHLKFQKGDTIIFSSSVIPGNERTVQELKDDILRQGAEVFHYKMMDIHAGGHANQDELEEMLKITKPKFLMPIHGQFSMFVALKKLAMEKLSMPEKDIILADNGNIINVTPTRAFIDKVTVPSNYIMVDGLGVGDIGEVVLRDRKALAEDGMFVIIAVVDKQLGKIKGSPDIISRGFVYLKESKDLLYQTRKKTIQIINKFAGTGGSVNWSYAKDELRNQIGQFLYDKTERRPIILPVIIEV